The Roseibaca calidilacus genome has a window encoding:
- a CDS encoding restriction endonuclease subunit S — MSGFVTLGDITTLITKGTTPSAKLGGFSMSGVNFIKSESLKYDGSIDVTKFVFISEETNKKLQRSILRPNDILLSIAGANLGKCGLVTPQMLPANTNQAVAILRLDETKADPRFVQFFLRNPQFVANNLAGVAQSAQPNLNLGDIAKFRIPDWPLPEQREIAGILGALDDKIELNRRMAATLEEMARSLYRSWFVDFDPVHAKAAGHPPAHMDKTTAALFPDRFGGDGLPEGWVREGLLQQAEWVNGAAYKNMHFSNHPDALPVVKIAELKAGITGNTKFTTTDLGEKFRICRGELLFSWSGNPDTSIDAFIWHLGDAWLNQHIFVVRPNGKMSKAMLFSCLRFFNPEMAEIARNKQTTGLGHITRKDLEAFPVCVASQSVVRSFEDKIQPLFDRYCDCLYQNQTLATLRDSLLPRLMSGELRVGAARELIGDVA; from the coding sequence CTCCTAGTGCCAAGCTTGGTGGATTTTCGATGTCTGGCGTAAATTTCATCAAGTCCGAGAGCCTTAAGTATGATGGCTCAATCGATGTAACAAAATTTGTATTCATCTCAGAAGAAACCAACAAAAAACTACAACGTTCAATCCTTCGACCAAACGACATTTTGCTATCCATCGCAGGCGCAAACTTGGGTAAGTGTGGCTTAGTAACCCCACAAATGCTGCCTGCAAATACAAACCAAGCTGTCGCAATTCTGCGCCTTGATGAAACAAAAGCCGACCCACGCTTCGTGCAATTTTTCCTTAGGAATCCCCAATTTGTAGCGAATAATTTGGCCGGTGTCGCACAGTCGGCACAACCAAATCTGAATTTGGGCGATATCGCCAAGTTTAGAATACCTGATTGGCCACTCCCCGAACAACGCGAGATTGCGGGGATTTTGGGGGCGTTGGATGACAAGATCGAGTTGAACCGCCGCATGGCGGCCACGTTGGAGGAAATGGCCCGCAGCCTCTATCGGTCATGGTTTGTCGATTTCGACCCCGTCCACGCCAAAGCCGCAGGCCACCCCCCCGCCCATATGGACAAAACCACCGCCGCCCTCTTCCCCGACCGCTTCGGCGGTGATGGCCTGCCGGAGGGGTGGGTTCGTGAAGGACTGCTACAGCAAGCGGAATGGGTCAACGGTGCAGCTTACAAGAACATGCACTTTAGCAATCATCCAGACGCTTTGCCGGTGGTCAAAATTGCCGAGCTGAAAGCAGGAATAACAGGAAATACAAAGTTTACCACGACTGATCTTGGAGAAAAGTTCCGTATCTGCCGTGGAGAATTGCTTTTTTCTTGGTCAGGAAATCCAGATACTTCGATAGACGCTTTCATATGGCACTTGGGGGACGCTTGGCTGAACCAGCATATTTTTGTAGTTCGCCCGAACGGCAAAATGTCAAAGGCGATGCTTTTTTCCTGTTTGCGTTTCTTCAATCCCGAAATGGCCGAAATTGCACGAAACAAACAGACAACAGGCCTTGGGCATATAACACGTAAGGACTTGGAAGCGTTCCCTGTTTGTGTTGCTTCGCAATCGGTTGTCCGCTCTTTCGAAGATAAAATCCAACCATTGTTCGACAGGTATTGCGATTGCCTGTATCAAAACCAAACCCTCGCCACCCTCCGCGACAGCCTGCTGCCAAGGCTCATGTCGGGCGAGCTCCGCGTGGGTGCGGCCCGTGAATTGATAGGGGATGTGGCGTGA
- a CDS encoding Fic family protein, which produces MTVLYHQGGFPPADLRWPELIPLIGPANAAVARYDGVLHGIPNPNVLLSPLTSQEAVLSSRIEGTQATLGEVLEYEASGDQTDESTPQKADIREVLNYRAALNEALRLLDDLPLSQRLIRQTHAVLMQGVRGRNKAPGDYRRVPNWIGPEGCTMEQARFVPCAVDHLPAAMQAWEGYMHGTAPDRLVQLAILHAEFEAIHPFLDGNGRLGRLLIPLFLKFSGMLASPNFYLSEFLEQNRGEYYDRLLAVSRDGDWTGWCAFFLRGIIHQAGVNETKAQSIHALYNSRKEWMVEITRSQYSGRALDWFFTRPIFSASDFVAHVDIPEPTAKRILREVREAEKPLLKVVRPSSGRRAAVMAFPELLNICEGRAAF; this is translated from the coding sequence GTGACGGTTCTGTATCATCAGGGCGGCTTTCCCCCCGCCGATCTGCGCTGGCCCGAATTGATCCCCCTGATCGGTCCGGCCAATGCCGCCGTGGCCCGGTATGACGGGGTATTGCATGGCATCCCCAACCCTAATGTTCTGCTGTCGCCGCTGACCTCGCAAGAAGCGGTGCTGTCGAGCCGGATCGAAGGCACGCAGGCCACCCTGGGCGAGGTGCTGGAATACGAAGCCAGCGGCGACCAGACCGATGAGAGCACGCCGCAAAAGGCCGATATCCGCGAGGTGCTGAATTACCGCGCCGCCTTGAACGAGGCGCTGCGGTTGCTGGATGATCTGCCGCTGTCGCAACGCCTGATCCGCCAGACCCATGCCGTGCTGATGCAAGGCGTGCGCGGGCGCAACAAAGCCCCCGGGGACTATCGCCGCGTGCCAAACTGGATCGGCCCCGAGGGCTGCACCATGGAACAGGCGCGGTTCGTGCCCTGTGCGGTCGATCATCTGCCCGCCGCGATGCAGGCATGGGAAGGGTATATGCACGGCACCGCCCCCGACCGTCTGGTGCAACTGGCGATCCTGCATGCCGAGTTTGAGGCGATCCACCCGTTTCTGGATGGCAACGGGCGGCTTGGGCGGTTGTTGATCCCGCTGTTCCTGAAATTCTCGGGGATGCTGGCAAGCCCGAATTTTTACCTGTCAGAGTTTCTGGAACAGAACAGGGGCGAATATTATGACCGGTTGCTGGCCGTGTCGCGGGATGGGGACTGGACCGGCTGGTGCGCCTTTTTCCTGCGGGGGATCATCCATCAGGCCGGGGTGAACGAGACCAAGGCGCAAAGCATCCATGCACTGTATAACAGCCGCAAGGAATGGATGGTGGAAATCACCCGGTCGCAATACAGCGGGCGTGCGCTGGACTGGTTCTTTACGCGGCCGATCTTTTCGGCGTCGGATTTCGTGGCCCATGTCGATATTCCCGAACCGACGGCAAAGCGCATCCTGCGCGAGGTCCGCGAGGCTGAAAAGCCGCTGTTGAAGGTGGTGCGCCCCTCCAGCGGGCGGCGGGCGGCGGTGATGGCCTTTCCCGAGTTGCTGAATATCTGCGAAGGGAGGGCCGCGTTTTGA